The sequence AAatctaaattgtgtctctaGGGTCTGCACCTGGATATAAATCTGAATTGCAACGGTAGATCCATACCCATAGTGAATCTGGTATAAACTGAAATCAGGGCCATTTATCAGGTAGTTATAAAATATCTTTTTCAGCTGTTTTAGAGTCTATCCCAACAGTCAATTACCCTTAAGTATTTGAATCAACTAAAAGCTGTTGAAGTTTGAGCAAGGATTCAACAAATCAGGTATTTGAAGTACTAAACCTATGACAAAGAGAAAATACTGCTGTACAGGGGCAACAACAATGCATTTCACATTTAACCCCTTTTATAAAGGGATCAGATTAGCAAATTTTCTGGTTTTTGACAAGTTCTGCATAACCAATCTGTTTCACGAAAACATTGAACATTAGATTGGCAGGATCATGCCAAAAAACCTGTTTTGCACCATTTCTGTAGGAAATATTGTGGAGTGATAAGTGTATATGTAATATGTAAGTTATACCATACTAATTTGATGTAACTGATGAAATGCAGGTCTGCTAGTAGGCATTCTGTTAGTTTGGCGGCATAATTTCAatattcaacatttaattctggaattctattttaatgcattttgattttttaacGTGAGCTTTTTTAAATCAGATTCTTGTTGCCTCTTCCATCTTTATACTTGGAAGACTTAAAGACAACCCTTGGTCCAGCtcattttacttcattttaacaTTTACCTGACATGCTTCAATTAGGTACTGTGTTTTAATGTTGCATAACTttttgcttctctctctctctctctctctctctctctctctctctctctctctctctctctctttcttctcataCAACCAATCTGTCTGCATTGCCATTCAGGTTTGCAAGAATTCTGCTGCAAATTGGATGATGTAATAGTTCGTGGCTTTCCACTGCACAGTACTCCTCAACCATTCATTCCTTTTCTTGCACCTTCGCCAATGACACCATTTTTCAACAATAGCACACCAAAGCTATCAGGTTTTGCAGCTTAAAGTTATATTATATCTTGCAAAGGCTGAACAAATACCTGGTAAAGCTGCATGAACTGCATTCCATGGTACTTCTTTCTTGTAGGACGATGTACATTAAACTTCTCTGCTGTTGACAGCTTGATAAGCACAACTGCTGTTGATTGCTTGGCGTCCTTTGCTCCTTTATTAGCCAATGTAATCTGCTGCCCCCAGTTTCAGGCCACGCTGGTCATTCTGATAGGGCAATCAAGTAAAAACACAGGAATGCTTGCCTTAGATTCTACTCATGCAAACTATTGCCTATCAGATTTTCAACGGATCTTAGAAAGTCGGGGTGCCAGTGATGATCTTGAACAAATTTGCTCAATCCACCCATTGAACCTCACTGAAGGTTCTTGCCCTGTCAATGATATCAGTGAGTTTGAGAGTGCTATTGACTCCGCTAAACTCCTGGCTGCCTGTGGGAAAGTTGATGCTGTGAATGAATGTTGCAGCCAGATATGTCAAAATGCTATACGTGAAGCTGCCAGGAAGATTGCTTTGAGAGATGGTGGTTTGACCAGTATGGATATTACTGATAACTTGCATGAGCACTATTCTAGAATCGATGGTTGCAGAAGTATTGTCCTCAGATGGTTATCCAGTAGACTCGATCCTTTATCTGCAAAGCATGTACTTAGACAGATATCCAACTGCAATGTTAATGAAGGTAGCTAGAAAAGAAACCTTTATCTGTGATGCTATTCTTAAATATAGTGCTCGAGAAATCTTTAATTAGCTCAGTACTAGTTGTATTTAATGTGCTTCATGATATgcatctattacttttgatctttattttggtttttttttttaaagagtcTTCTCAGTTGAGGTCAAGTGGATTAACTAGATTGACCTTAGATTAATCGCCAAAGTTGTAGTTAGATAAAATTAACACAACTGCCTGAAAGGTAGTAAAAGATGGTCATATGGTTGACTGGAGTTGTTCAAAGAGTTATGTAAAGAGCATAGTTCACTGTCTTTAAACCATTCTATAGCTGATCTTCTTTATAAATTGGATGGTTGCTACTAATGGATACAAGTAATGTTTCATTGATTCATAATATATATGAATCCTTACTTGTCATCTGCTCCTATGAAGGGTATATCAAAGCTTGCTAAGAAAAGGGAGGCCTAGTTCTCGAGGTTCTCGCCATTGTGGAGTTTAAGGAGAGTTAGATGCATGTAGCTTACTCTGAGTGCAGAGAGAACTAATATCTagctgatttatatgattctttTTAGACTAATGAACTTATTAGGATATCGTAGTTTAGTTCTGTGAATACTTAAGCACAAGTCAAAAACTGACCAATTTGCTCCCGTTTTAGACTTAGATCATTTAACTAggagattctttttttttcttttttagtttaAGGAGAAGTTAGACAAAAGGTCTAACAGGTGCTACTAGTGGATTCATTTAGTCCCACTTCGCACTTGTTGGCATGTGACTTGGCGATAAAGCAGCTGTAAGCTGAATGACTGGTCATTGATACAACACTTATGTATCTTATGTCACACATGAAAACGATGGTTAATGAACGAGTAAGCATAGACTTGTTttggatctctctctctctctctctgtatatatatatatatatatatatatatatatatatatatatatgtatatatatatatgtatatatatgtacatatatatatacatcatTGCGTACAAGATTTAGAGAGTCCTCACTTTTAACCTTTCTAAACAGGTTGAATAAAGGCAATCTTGTCTCAGTGATTTAAATATCATGGTTGTACAGTTATTCTTCTTTATCCACTCCCAAGTTATTAATCATTATCTTATGAATGACACTTCGCATCCTGCATTTCCTTTATCATATTTTTCTGGCTGACCTATCATTGGAACTTGTTTTGTCGAATGTGTACCTTCAGTACTGCCTGCCTTTTTTTGCATTTGATAAAACCTATTCCAGGTAATACTGGACTTGCCAAAAACCTGGAGAATGCTTAATTAATTGTACTGCTAAACTTTTTCATTTTTGAGTTAATTTTATACTTGTATATGGTGCTTACTATATTGCTGTTTTCGAACTTGATCATTGCTTATTCTGTTGATTTTTGCGTATTATTCCACTAACTGCTTCTCTATTGTATTTTAAGAATCTTGGGATCTCGCccttgttgtttttcttttaatttatctTTGTATAACATCAAATATGTTTATTTAGCTTCAATAATCTCACCAATAATTGTGTTTATTGCTGCAGCATGTCCTTTAGTTTTTCCAGATACCACAAAAGTTGCAGAGTATTGTGGGAATAGGATTAAGAACCATAATGCATGCTGCAATGCAATGGATAATTATGTATCTCACTTGCAAAAGCAAAGTTtcataaccaatttacaagcatTGGATTGTGCTTCATTGCTTGGTCTGAAGTTGCAAAAAATGAATGTTACCACAAACATCTATAGCCTCTGTCAGATAACTCTCAAAGATTTTTCTCTACAAGGTTAGTTGTAAGAAACTTTCAGCTATTATGCTGCAAGCTGATTTTCCTAAATAGCATACCCAACATGAGAAGTGGTGATATAAGAAACCGCTAAATGTTGTACATCTGGATTATTTTTCTGCTTCACTTAATTGACATACTAACAGaaatttatgttgtttttatGTGGCTGTGGTCGTTTGGTCAAATGGTGAACCAGTTGGATCTCAAGGTAGTATTATCTAAACCCTaattatgcttttctcttttcccTCCAATATGAATCATGATCTAGTGATTTGCTTGTTACGAACTTAGCCATAGTTAGCATTAAAcagcaattttagcataactCTTATGCATGAAATAATTCAACCGTTAACTCAGGACATGTATGGTGATTAGCGCCGTTTAACCAGATTAATTTATATCTTGCTTTTGTCTTCTCATTTTTGCTAATTAAGCTGGATCAAGTACATCACTTTACCAATGTGCATATGGTCTTTGAACTATTGGAAAGCAGAGACTGAGGGAACACCTTTTCTTCTGTCTGCATGTGGTGGATAAAAACTTGTAGCATTACTGTGTTTATCGCTGCAAATAAACTGATCTTTGAACTGCTTAGGCTTGGCTCATTATATGAAAGGGGTATTAAAACTTGAGCTGGGCTTAGTAGCAAAAGTTTAACCTTGACTCTTTCTTCATTGAATGAGCCTGAGCTTCCTAGAGTGTTCAAACTGGGCTCCTAACATAGTTGAGCGCTCCAGCTTGGCTTGTTTAAAAACTGTGCAAGCTCCATGTGAGCCTGTTCTCAATCCCAGCCTGAGCTT is a genomic window of Phoenix dactylifera cultivar Barhee BC4 chromosome 4, palm_55x_up_171113_PBpolish2nd_filt_p, whole genome shotgun sequence containing:
- the LOC103723489 gene encoding uncharacterized GPI-anchored protein At1g61900 isoform X2: MLQLGLQEFCCKLDDVIVRGFPLHSTPQPFIPFLAPSPMTPFFNNSTPKLSGRCTLNFSAVDSLISTTAVDCLASFAPLLANVICCPQFQATLVILIGQSSKNTGMLALDSTHANYCLSDFQRILESRGASDDLEQICSIHPLNLTEGSCPVNDISEFESAIDSAKLLAACGKVDAVNECCSQICQNAIREAARKIALRDGGLTSMDITDNLHEHYSRIDGCRSIVLRWLSSRLDPLSAKHVLRQISNCNVNEACPLVFPDTTKVAEYCGNRIKNHNACCNAMDNYVSHLQKQSFITNLQALDCASLLGLKLQKMNVTTNIYSLCQITLKDFSLQVGSQESGCLLPSLPSDAMFDPSSGISFTCDLNDNIAAPWPSAPEAPTSSCNKSINLPELPAATSAHIGENGKDIKLPLAFYLICLLFQVKIEKTQSFLCSLLCCWFFKCFRDPAVDISFNPYYI
- the LOC103723489 gene encoding uncharacterized GPI-anchored protein At1g61900 isoform X1 yields the protein MGGRELLPRTSSLLAALLLLLCLQEFCCKLDDVIVRGFPLHSTPQPFIPFLAPSPMTPFFNNSTPKLSGRCTLNFSAVDSLISTTAVDCLASFAPLLANVICCPQFQATLVILIGQSSKNTGMLALDSTHANYCLSDFQRILESRGASDDLEQICSIHPLNLTEGSCPVNDISEFESAIDSAKLLAACGKVDAVNECCSQICQNAIREAARKIALRDGGLTSMDITDNLHEHYSRIDGCRSIVLRWLSSRLDPLSAKHVLRQISNCNVNEACPLVFPDTTKVAEYCGNRIKNHNACCNAMDNYVSHLQKQSFITNLQALDCASLLGLKLQKMNVTTNIYSLCQITLKDFSLQVGSQESGCLLPSLPSDAMFDPSSGISFTCDLNDNIAAPWPSAPEAPTSSCNKSINLPELPAATSAHIGENGKDIKLPLAFYLICLLFQVKIEKTQSFLCSLLCCWFFKCFRDPAVDISFNPYYI
- the LOC103723489 gene encoding uncharacterized GPI-anchored protein At1g61900 isoform X3; the encoded protein is MGGRELLPRTSSLLAALLLLLCLQEFCCKLDDVIVRGFPLHSTPQPFIPFLAPSPMTPFFNNSTPKLSGRCTLNFSAVDSLISTTAVDCLASFAPLLANVICCPQFQATLVILIGQSSKNTGMLALDSTHANYCLSDFQRILESRGASDDLEQICSIHPLNLTEGSCPVNDISEFESAIDSAKLLAACGKVDAVNECCSQICQNAIREAARKIALRDGGLTSMDITDNLHEHYSRIDGCRSIVLRWLSSRLDPLSAKHVLRQISNCNVNEACPLVFPDTTKVAEYCGNRIKNHNACCNAMDNYVSHLQKQSFITNLQALDCASLLGLKLQKMNVTTNIYSLCQITLKDFSLQVGSQESGCLLPSLPSDAMFDPSSGISFTCDLNDNIAAPWPSAPEAPTSSCNKSINLPELPAATSAHIGENRKDTKLPLFIALLLVLQMLS
- the LOC103723489 gene encoding uncharacterized GPI-anchored protein At1g61900 isoform X4, whose translation is MGGRELLPRTSSLLAALLLLLCLQEFCCKLDDVIVRGFPLHSTPQPFIPFLAPSPMTPFFNNSTPKLSGRCTLNFSAVDSLISTTAVDCLASFAPLLANVICCPQFQATLVILIGQSSKNTGMLALDSTHANYCLSDFQRILESRGASDDLEQICSIHPLNLTEGSCPVNDISEFESAIDSAKLLAACGKVDAVNECCSQICQNAIREAARKIALRDGGLTSMDITDNLHEHYSRIDGCRSIVLRWLSSRLDPLSAKHVLRQISNCNVNEACPLVFPDTTKVAEYCGNRIKNHNACCNAMDNYVSHLQKQSFITNLQALDCASLLGLKLQKMNVTTNIYSLCQITLKDFSLQVGSQESGCLLPSLPSDAMFDPSSGISFTCDLNDNIAAPWPSAPEAPTSSCNKSINLPELPAATSAHIGAKYKTTLSTSHPVHGQKTWF
- the LOC103723489 gene encoding uncharacterized GPI-anchored protein At1g61900 isoform X5, yielding MLALDSTHANYCLSDFQRILESRGASDDLEQICSIHPLNLTEGSCPVNDISEFESAIDSAKLLAACGKVDAVNECCSQICQNAIREAARKIALRDGGLTSMDITDNLHEHYSRIDGCRSIVLRWLSSRLDPLSAKHVLRQISNCNVNEACPLVFPDTTKVAEYCGNRIKNHNACCNAMDNYVSHLQKQSFITNLQALDCASLLGLKLQKMNVTTNIYSLCQITLKDFSLQVGSQESGCLLPSLPSDAMFDPSSGISFTCDLNDNIAAPWPSAPEAPTSSCNKSINLPELPAATSAHIGENGKDIKLPLAFYLICLLFQVKIEKTQSFLCSLLCCWFFKCFRDPAVDISFNPYYI